A single Xiphias gladius isolate SHS-SW01 ecotype Sanya breed wild chromosome 18, ASM1685928v1, whole genome shotgun sequence DNA region contains:
- the zmp:0000000926 gene encoding ataxin-1-like, with protein MNPSPDRGKECLPPKKRESRQGSAEYHVTLDEFKPPVPLRSRSSTGRGEGVREGSDRDRVLTNQNLHLLHTPPPLPAPAPCLPLSLPWHLSYSPSVSLPLFPGQVSERRGSGSPAWRDDPLSSPLPNTSSWLRGECSLSLPPSPSSSSASSFKTPFPADSREMWSYVNSGRRDYSSSLFSPSYLFSHHSLYPQDPSLVEARHRYLGKKPNGLDGPGSRTVSTSRPLLTGEYGNDSSRTRLDISPHSSHTNGGRRQQEELTSHVHSGGPFLSDSQAQEGPETHSSLQDRHLHGIVKTGSNLLSTSLHPLGPDPRAGRGGLLDPIGATPAEAQIYYSLGSVCHPSPQPYPHYSPSGTPLYNLHRESGLRQHNLRNSPHSPLGLPNSHDRSQRDQERDQERDREKVLHRDRERGKDKDKEKHLQHDKVQERDSERGRRRYRERDKGRELSPCHLHTSPPALHPSPPALLPHFTKGSLIELASGRLKRVEELRTEDFLRSADTSSEFHLSTCTVLLISPSSTQGFSHLQVHLTDRNTQELLRVLVEYPFFVQDRGWSSCCPQRTTQLYGLPCRQLMEGDVCLALTPTPTQTHRSHTRTNSRAHRMQLPSRATGESCSSTREEMPPPPPPPPLPHHPPPTAPAPPHALVAEPPAQEQPRPRKRRWSAPDTLPSTGTDESLLDLPHGSKLMKWE; from the exons ATGAATCCCAGCCCCGACCGTGGCAAAGAGTGCCTCCCTCCCAAAAAGAGGGAGTCTCGGCAAGGATCGGCAGAATACCACGTCACTTTGGACGAGTTTAAACCCCCTGTACCGCTCCGAAGTCGGTCCAGCACAGGGAGAGGCGAAGGAGTCAGGGAGGGCAGTGACAGGGACCGAGTTCTGACTAACCAGaacctccatctcctccacacTCCTCCACCCCTTCCTGCTCCCGCACCATGCCTCCCCCTGTCCCTGCCATGGCACCTGAGCtactctccctctgtctctcttccccttttcccAGGGCAGGTCAGCGAGAGGAGGGGGTCAGGGTCTCCCGCCTGGAGAGATGATCCTCTCTCCTCACCCCTGCCCAACACCTCAAGCTGGCTTAGAGGAGAGTGTTCCCTCTCCTTGCCAccttccccctcttcctcctccgctTCCTCCTTTAAAACTCCCTTCCCAGCCGATTCTAGAGAGATGTGGTCCTACGTCAACAGTGGCCGACGGGACTacagctcctctctcttctctccgtCGTACTTATTTAGCCACCACTCTCTCTACCCCCAAGACCCAAGCTTAGTTGAAGCCAGACACAGGTACCTGGGCAAGAAGCCCAATGGCCTGGATGGGCCAGGCAGCAGGACTGTCTCAACCTCCAGGCCTCTGCTCACAGGAGAATATGGGAACGATAGCAGCAGAACCAGGCTGGACATCAGTCCACACAGCTCCCATACCAACGGTGGACGGAGACAGCAGGAGGAACTAACATCCCATGTCCATTCTGGAGGGCCATTTTTGTCAGACTCTCAAGCTCAGGAGGGCCCTGAGACACATTCCTCACTGCAGGACAGACATCTGCATGGGATAGTTAAGACCGGCTCAAATTTACTCTCCACCAGTCTCCATCCCCTCGGACCAGACCCCAGGGCAGGTAGAGGAGGGCTACTGGATCCCATAGGGGCCACACCAGCTGAGGCCCAGATCTACTATTCCTTGGGATCGGTATGCCACCCCAGCCCTCAGCCCTACCCACACTATAGCCCCTCAGGAACACCTCTGTACAACCTGCACAGGGAGTCAGGCCTCAGGCAGCACAATCTAAGGAACTCACCTCACTCTCCCCTGGGTCTGCCAAACAGCCATGACAGGTCACAAAGAGACCAGGAAAGAGAccaagaaagagacagagaaaaagtgcTACATAGGGACAGGGAGCGCggtaaagacaaagacaaagagaagcatCTACAACATGACAAAGTCcaagaaagagacagtgagCGTGGGAGACGACGGTACAGAGAAAGGGACAAAGGGAGAGAGTTATCTCCTTGCCATCTTCACACCTCACCACCGGCCCTTCACCCATCTCCCCCTGCGCTCCTACCTCACTTCACCAAGGGTTCTCTGATTGAGCTGGCCAGTGGTCGGTTGAAGCGGGTGGAGGAGCTGCGGACCGAGGACTTCCTGAGGAGTGCCGATACTTCTTCAGAGTTCCACCTCAGCACCTGCACTGTGCTGCTGATTTCCCCCAGCAGTACACAGGGCTTCAGCCACCTGCAGGTCCACCTCACAGACCGCAACACTCAG GAGTTACTGAGGGTCTTGGTGGAGTATCCGTTCTTTGTGCAGGACCGAGGCTGGTCTTCTTGCTGTCCCCAGAGAACGACACAGCTGTATGGCTTGCCCTGCCGCCAGCTCATGGAAGGGGATGTCTGCCTGGCTCTCACCCCCACACCCACCCAGACCCACCGGTCACACACGCGTACCAACTCCAGAGCCCATCGCATGCAACTCCCCTCCAGGGCTACAGGAGAGTCCTGTAGCTCAACCAGGGAGGAGAtgccacctccacctcctcctcccccccttCCTCACCACCCACCTCCTACTGCGCCAGCCCCTCCACATGCTCTGGTTGCAGAGCCTCCTGCTCAGGAGCAGCCACGTCCACGCAAACGGCGCTGGTCTGCGCCAGACACCCTTCCCTCAACCGGAACTGATGAAAGCCTCTTGGATTTACCTCATGGCTCCAAGCTAATGAAGTGGGAGTAG